cttcctttcttctcctGACAAGACGGCCCTCATCGccaaggaggagctgaggaacgCCAAGGAGCAGCAGGGCGGCGAGATGGAGGACGACGGACCAGAGGAGCTCGCGGAGAAGAAGCCCGTGGCCGATTGTTGGGAGACAACCGGGAGCGCTGAGGCGCTCGATGGAGGAGAACCTGTGGTGGAGAACGGGAGCAGCGCAGGAGGCGAAGAGGAGCACcagctgcagctctctgtgcCGGACCTCATCAACAAAGAGCCCCCCCCGGACGTCTGGCAGAGGGCAGAGGGGTCGGACTCCCGGCTGGCCTCCACCCCCCGCTCGGGCAAAACGTCCTGCCGCATCAGCCTGGGCGAGGAGGTCCTGCTGGGCAACGGCGCCGCCCGCAGTAAGAGCATCGGGGGGAGCGCCGCTGACTCCGGGTCCCACCCGGACCtgctgatgtttgagtaacGAGGCAGACGCCGGTCCAGCACGCCTCAGAAAGATCACATGGGTCGCTCTGAATTTCAAGTCGAGGGCTGAGAGGGTGATTCAAACAGACTACGAAGACGCACCGTGGATTAAATATTCACTGCCACTGCTACATATTTAACTCTCCCTGCTCCAGGGCACGCTTTAAGAAAAGGGAACAAGGGCTCCTGTGGATCCGGGCACGGTCCAGGTCTGTGGCTTTTTAACTTTTCTGAATCTTTTTAGATGTTTAAATGTCATATACAATGTGGCAACATATCCCAGAGACACTAGCAGCTTCTGCCTGACGACAGGAGCGCATAGCGACCAGCACCACATGACCATTAAGAGAGAGAACTTGTtgttggaggcgtgggttcattATGGTGCAGTGAGaattaaatattaacatttcAAACATAGATTGTTACTACTAAGCAACATCATTTTATCTTAACAGTCTATCATGTAAAGCTCTTCCAacattttgtaacatttttgttttaggaATGCAACAATACCAAATAATGTAATAGTGAATGAATTCGGGGTAATGAAATATCCCTTTAAATGGGCTAAAAGTGGTAAACTGgtcatcataaaaaaaaattgtaaattgTTCTTCCAGAAAAATCAAAACAAGTGAGCAATAGATCTTTTAAATGTATGAGGAGTTCTATTATTTATCAGCTTTAAGTTATTATATCATCATGCCATTCAGTTCAGCTTTTGTTACATTTAAAGGGATATTTGTTGTCACTCTGTAGTCCATATTATACAAAAGCTGCCACAATGAAACCAATTACAAACCGCATTGCATTGGATATAAATAGTATACTTAATTTTAGCATAGATTTTGGGGGGGTTCACTTTCAGTCGAGTCGCCACACTTACATGCCGCCCAGTTTGTGAGGCCTGGAGGCCTTTTGACCCGCAGCAGCTTCATATTGCAGCATCTCTGTCCCATCTCTGGTCCGTTGAGAGTCATAGACGTTTGTGCCCTGTGACCCTCAAAGGGACCTTTCAACGCTCCGCCAGCAGGAAACAGATGCCACAACATAGAGACACTCATTATTTTCTCCTCTATTTGTTTGTGCCGAAAATATATCGGAATCACAAATATAGAGGCTTTACCTCTTCACCCCAGAGAGTGTTAGAGATTTGCAACAGTAAATATTGGCTCGGCTTTAAGGTTTGAATAAGCAAATATGGAAGAAATAAAACTGAGTTTGCTGGCTGTCAGTATAGTTATTTGCCGTCTGTATCTCAGGTCCAAGAGGAGAATGGCTTCCAGTCTTCCTTCCGGCCAAGAAAGTCGTCTTCTGAGGCGGCTAAACTCAAAGTAGATTCTTATTATTATCCCCAAAAACCTGACAGCAAGTTGGTTTGAAAAGGGTAGATGGGCGGCGTGTTGTTTTCCATCGAAAGAGACTAACGAGCTGTCAACAGAGAGATGAAAGAGGCGTGTTTTATTGGAGCAGATCATTTAGTGACAGACCAAAGACAGGAATTAGCAGCTCAGCCAGAAAGCGTTGTCTTTGTCTTATAGctgttgtgaaaaaaaacaagcaatacTTCAAACGGGATTTTTTGAGTATTTCTCCTTCAGTTGCCCTTCTACAATTAAGgaagaaaaaatgcaaaaccaaaGTTGTGACGTTTTCGACAATTCAATAGCGACTTCACCATTGTTTTGCCGACGGATCCGGCTGCGTTTTATTACCCTTTTAACATCTGGCGCACATGGAAAGCAGGCTTCCAGATGCCAAATCCACACCCTAAGAAATAACCGCATTTTCAAAAAAGAGCTCCACTGGCGGCATCTACAAGTGTCCCCTGCGTCTTTGCATGGACTTCTTGACCATGAGCCACGGAAACAGACCCAGGAGCAGCTGTAGTCGCGTCCGGCAGAATGAGAGGAATGTGGAGTTGTGCCGTTTAGAGAAAGGAAGCTTTGTCTCCCTcagtctgtctcctgtctccctcGTTTTCCTCACATACCCcgttgattttttatttatttttttaaagcgctGGCATAACAGCTGGCatccaaacacaacaaaccAAATTGCCCAAAAACAATTCCCCCAAATGTTTTAATGGCGGAATCCTCAGACCTTCGTGTGCACTTTAGTTTTAATTCGGTTTACATGCAGTGAAGTGCGTGTACTGACGGAGGCCCCCGGGGGAGTGTGCGCAAACACATGCTACTgttggattttttaaatgtcatatcTCCTCTGTATTGGGGTGACAGATGTTCCAGCAGTGGGTGtctccaaaacaacacaatttgCATTGCCGAGACCCAAGTGTGAATATTTTGAGGTTTGGGCAAAGTGaccttttgtgaaaataaatgctgTGAAGAAACCAAAAGTAGAGACCCGAGCTAAATGATCTGATACTGCTAACCATTGAAAGTTAATCAATCACCAATAGATTTAAGATGTTTTCATTGCACATGAAATATGAActaatcaaaacaaataaagtaaTGAAAgggttgaaaataaaaaaacacatcacctTTGTATCAACCCTAAGTCCATTTTAAACTAGTGATGCAAAAATATGGGAAATGAGTCATTTTAATCTTGGAtcacatatatatagatatagatatatatgagATGAGCAGGTTTCAAGAGAGGTTTCTGCTGTTTATTATCAGTCAGATTCGAGGAGATGAATCAGACGCGGTCAGGACTTTCTGTGTTTCCTTTCAGCAGCATCCTGAGAACAGCTCCATCTAGTCAACATGCATCCTTTGAAACCACTAAAGTagatttatattgtattttccGATGATGAAGGAACGGTGTTGTACATTCTGTGGAGatattttattgctttttttttttttttttttttacaatctctCTGAATATGCAAATCGGGTCTTGCTCTAACAAATGAAGgaaagtgatttattttgatattcAGTCAGAAGTAGGCGTTGCAATCTTATCTAGTGGCCTTGGTTCATTTggtaaaaggaagaaaaggttGTGCTTTCCATCTGATGTTGTTGaatcttttgtgtttgtctttgtgaagCCAGTCGACATGATTTCAGCCGCTGTGGTGGACGAAGGAAGCTGAACGCTGCACATGACGCACAAAAGCAAACCTTTGTACTCCAAAAGTGCTGCAGATGAAATCTTTGGTTTTGTACACATGATGCTGAAAATGCTACAGAAATTGAAGTGaatcaatatttgtatttctgatgtatctttttttttaaagtggggATGTAATAACTCCTTTAATGAATGTAATCATTTCAATCAAAAAATAGACCTAATCATGACCCCTCGGTTTtgtgtggtgtgtttttttttaaagattgacgTCACTTTGTTTCGTGTGGAAAAGCGTTTCTATTTATTCTGGGCATATCCTGTCTTTATGCAtttcctttgtctttgtccccccccccccccccccccccccgcacacttcctgtttacaatCTGTCTGTCTTCAGTACAGATGGACCCTTGTGTGTCCTTCCTCTGTTTGACGGACTGTCAGTTTTTAGGGAACCAAACACTCAGACTGACGGCGGCGGCTGTGATGTTTAATTCATCCGTTTGTCCTCATTTCGTGGGAATCCCGGCCGTCTCCGCGGGCGCCGCCCGGCTTGGCGTTTGATGACGCGTTGAGGCGAAGCCCGTCAGGAATGAGAAGAATCCAAGGAGGGAGACGGGTGTTTGATGAGGTCTGGTTTGTTTACCCAGCCTCCCCGTTGCATGTGCAAACAGCCAATCAGCTAAGACACACACGTCTTATCGCTGTGCAATCATTCCGACatgatgcatttattcattctttGCACAGGAACCCAGGCTCCTTTGCATAACGTAACCCAGTGAGCAGTCTGGGTGAAGTCTTTGCAGCCGAGCTCAATAAGTTGTACCTAACACAGCATGCGTCCAATTGGCTTCCAGCAAGGACGGGAGGAAGAGATGAGTCCAACAATTTTACTGCAGAGAAGAACAGTGGCGAGGTTTCCACCATTAGATGTGGAACAGACGTGAAGATTCTCCACCTGTAACTTCTTCAAAACAGGATCCTGTGTGGACGTCAGGGTCCAAACCACCTGGACGGGCCCTGTGAGATACTGGGTGTGGTGGAAGTACATTCTTGTTTATGCTCCACGTCCCAATGATATTTATAAGAGACCAAGCTGAGTCAAATCGGCCTGCTGCttcactcttttgtttttttcagagcaccgtgaaaatgaataattccaTGTTTCTTGtggctgtaaaaaaataagCCACATATTGAGTGTGAGGCTGAGTGTTATGTAATGTATATTTAGTACAGGCTATTATGTGATGAGACAGCCGGGCCCCTCTCGCGCTCTGAATTtctgtggaaaatgttctcTGCGACTAGAGCGTATTATCTCACCTACAAACCCTCGTTGCGTCCTTTTGCTGTGGTGCCGACACAGATGTTAAACTTACTCTCAGGTTGATTAATTGCAGcagatttaagatttttcttaaactctttttcattttgtcgAGGCCATCCTCCAATTTCCTGAGAAGTGTAAAGTGTGAGGAAAAGGTGTCTGTTCAGCATGCGATCTCCTTCCAGGGCTTCTGCACACGACGTCTGAGGAAAAGGACCTACTGCAGGGAGGCAGTGGAGGCCCCCGATGATCGGACCGCTTTGCGCTTGTTAAACCGAACTAAGAGCAGGAAAGAAAGTTAgtggattctttttttgcttttaatgcTGACTCGTTCTGTGTTgctgccttttgttttcctctggctCAGATCCTGTGCAAGTGTCAGAAGTCCccctggggtttttttttccccttcctcttccggtctgtctctcacacagtaATTGCTCCCGTCTCTCACAGCCCAAGTGTTCCGGTCTTACTTTGACTTTCAAGGGGTACAAGACGCAGTTGTGAgtcttcaggggaaaaaaagggggtgcTCTGTAAATCTCATCTGCAGCCTCCTCATCCATCTATCTGTCCGTCCACATGTCACACACAAGGCTATGGACAGGGCGTCCGgtatggggggtgggggggggggggcgctgtcaaaaGAAAGCCCCCTACAGGGGATGGCCATTAAatgtagtgtttttttcttcttcaatccAGAAAGCAATTAGTTTAGTACGATTGTTTCCAAAGCAACTCAACATCTTTTTTGGATTGTGATTTCGACGGGGTGGCTAGTTTTCTGTTGCTTTCGGCAAAACACCTGAATTATACTAAATGCAGTCTTTTATTTCCATTAGCCTGGATTCCCTGGGGAAAAGAGTTAAAATAATTGAGTGCTTCCCAAAGatatgcagtaaaaaaaaaaaagcagcagtcAGTTAATCAATTCACTCACTGCTGGAGCTGCTTTAATGGAGCAGACTCACACATGAAGATCAGATGTCTTTGTTTTCTCAATGTTAAACATgttaaaattgttttaaaaatgatatatataaaaGTTTATTACTCGAACATGTTAAACATTCGTTGATGAAATACATTTCACGGTACATTTAACGTGTCTTAAATGCAACGTCCATACATTTTGACGGACGACTACTGTTATTACAGCGAGTACACAGCACATTCCTCCATTGTAGATGCATAGTTTGAAAGATGTCGTTCGAAACCTCTTTGTTGACTACATACTTTTCTCTATAATACTAAGAGAACACTTGCCACCCAACCTAGTCGTAGTCGTACTCGGGTTAACAGCGCCACCTCAAGGGCAGATGAAATCATTACAACTTGTATTCCCTCCCACTCAGATGTACGATACATGGAGTGTCACATACTGAACATCATGGATCATGTGACATTGACAACTAATGTCAATTAGGTTTAATTAATAGTCAAACGTATTATCaaagaaaaaggtaaaacacaaactgatattatttttgttttggtcgATACAGTGTTCATGGTGCACTGTTAATCCTTCAtgttctatatatttatatagtgtTCTGTGTGGTCCAATTAGTCTGTTTCATGCCCTTCATCATTTAGGAGGAAACTGGTTTGGTTTCCTCTTGAGACTCTAGACAGATGAAAGGCACACAAACTAATATTAACTGCATTATGTTTAGTCTTTTGGGCAATTCACCCCTTCGTTGAGTTGGTAGTTACCAGCCAAACTCAAATTGACCTTTAACTTTCATATTGTTTCAGTTTCCTCATGCTTGCCACTTGCATTCGGTCCAGTGAGTGAGCTGAAGCTGGAAATGAGTCAGTAAAGCCTACTGCAATCACTGCTTACATCCTGCAGGTGTTGGAATGCAGGTTGATTTTATTCAAGTCATTTCAAATCTGTTTGCAGATACCTTACAATGATTTAATAAGTAATTTAGGCTTTTACTCAAAGTAGCAATATCAAACTGTAAGACAAAAAATACCCATTTTTACACTTactttttgcaccgcggaacgtttctcactggatgagtttcggggggaccgattatactggagcaccaactagcgttcatgacttcagacaacaacaaaccacagtgaaaatgaacgaagaagctgacgagaccgtgtcgggtggccccgtgaatgggaaatcttattataaaaaacacacggatggaagcgtcgataagagcatggttgtgtgcaagctgtgtaacaaggaattcacattgagcctcaagtatcacctcaacgctaaacaattagcagctagcgtggacgttacaaggacccacacccaacccacactgcaccagatgactggtttaaggaccccggtaactaagtccacgtctgaaaaaataaccaatgttctgaatgtacttgaaagtattggtctacttaaaaaaacattgtttacagaaggtctacttacctataggctacctgaatttctgaaagtactatttctaaatatgctatttctaaaataacaatccatgtgaaaataattacttttcactgttctcaggtcaaatatttatgcaattaaaatgcgattcattttgattaattacaaagcctctaattagattaatatttttaatcgagtcccggccctaatattatattatatatatatattgaccttacatatatttttttataataattttttacctattatttttaaaaaaatcttttctttttggacttttttcacaatatttttttcccatgacattactggaatgatcttagatggagcaacctacacgtccctgtcactaatgccaaatgccccaaatttctgtactttaaaccttatctgggttcaaccctctaGGGatatggtggctcttcctaaatccttttttagttttgggtaactgacatttataaaaaatcataatgggatattgccccagagacggattgttgcatcttggaggatcaaccatgctattcattcttcctgcattggtaaaggcacaagtgagttgaatttgaatgtaactgagaattggagggtggatgcactaaaaagggtaaacaaatctacaccctgtgccagactgtcagtttaaggttgtccacaggatgccctgaagtagacaaacatgtgattgtcttgaaaaatgccctcagaggctgtaataagttttatgtcagtgtgaccactgaatgagacacatctgctcatctttactgactcatccggccttctctcccgtcaaaaaggtggaaccctataggctacgtagcatggctattAAGTGctaaaagattcttcatcattcttgacaatgccatcataactcaagtgaacgcgccttgtgtttctgcataacccctagggttcacttctctgaaacaaccagtggggacaatgcccccactactacctccgcggtagtgtgctcaagacttggcaggagcgggatttgaacccactggcggcgcgtacagaggcttctgggctcaagccggcacccctacactaccagtcctggtcacattttggcaactttgattctcctatttaaccttgagcatgtgagttaaactttaaaactcttttaaatgctatttccacatctgggcttgtacccacaaccttcaagagcagtgcaggggcttatgtcagcagctcttccgatgtgctacttcaccacacttTAATAAgccctttgtttctcgtatttaaccttgagactgctactcaaacctcaaaactctttcaaagcagaagtgatgtctgcatgaagggggcatgaacccacaacctcagacagcaggttggagcctgcagcccttcagttggtcccttgtgctattcaagcacatgcctcaatgtgtctgtttctcatattagaccttgggattgtttactaaacctcaaaactgtttcaaagtttacagtttgaagccctgactgcaaccaaaccctccttctgagagagcaggtttcaactgaggatcctccacacttcagccttcctgctatctccctgcactgttccaccacacacctgttgatgcttttgaatccaacctcaactctcatagattctcaggctggaatccacaaccgttccataccgttataatagaattgcaagtgaagtaaagtcatataatggcatttctaataatttAATCTAATaatagttgatttcactacttttatgctgtgatccttatttcacttttttcgacaggTGTGCTGATgtccgcgtgtgaattgagaggatccataccgactcccctatggagctaaaccagtctgagggtcctcctcagctgagtggagaataaatcccggaagaaataaacacgtttgacacacggcaccttgaggagagagaatcaaatcccaaatgtggatcaggaaggtcagctttaattccactagagacaccagaactcacgatgattcagtgtcactgtttgtttaatttaatgtttagtgtaAGCTTGACCatactttgttgtttaagtcTTTGTCCTGCATATCTTACTTCAGTTCATTCAAGTGTGAAAAGATGGAAACCAAAAAAATCCAGAATTGGATTAATTTGATCTTCTAAAAGGTCTAACTGAACAGTAGGTTAATATTATTTCAGCCTCATTCCCCTGTTAACATCAGTGGATTCATGTGATTCTGATCAAATTTGATAAAGGATCTGGCCTTGCTTGCTACATTTCTCATTTTGTAGAACAAAGTTTGTTTGGATGGGCAGCAGTTTGCCTTTTTGTGACACCTTTAGATTGCAGGAACCAAATGGAAGGAGACTTCTCACTTTCATTTGTTGAAGTAAGTGGAATTTAAGTAAGTTTGTCATTTTGGGGAAATCTCAGGTCACCAAAGAACACCAAATAATGAGATGATAGCTTCAGTGCAagagtttgttttattaatagCATTAACTGTTGACACAATCAGAGAAACAAGGCATGacgaaggacagagagacactCTGGAATCAGATCTTGTTGAAAGCTGCTACGTCGACGCTCTGGATCTGAAACGGAGCAAGAAGGAGATATTTTAGTGCCGTTTCTGTGTGAACTACAAACTCAGCTCAATCACAAGAGGAAAGTAATTTGCTGACAGCAGTCAGACAAAATTTTATTAAGAAAATCAGGATAGATGTAATGCAATAAATACCTCCATGAAAGTTTGAATGCTCAggttttatgtgtttattttggaGGCTGTAGCTTGTGGTGTTTTTGCATTGAGACAAAATGTTAGTGACTGATGGTGAAACACAATTTAACAGCGTGGTAAATGACAATCTCAGTCACTGCCTCCATTGGGTCAATGAGTGCCAGTGGATTACTTGGGTTAGGCATCTCAATGTTGACTACAAACATGTTCAAAGACATTCTAAAAGATTGGTAGTAACCACAATGTTTGACCTTTGCAGGAGTACTTACATAGTCTTCAAACTTGGTGATTTCTTCCTCCAACAAGTCGGTTCCCACCTTGTCGTCCTCCACCACACATGCAATCTGGAGCTTCTTGATGCCGTAGCCCACAGGAACCAGTTTGGACGTGCCCCATAGCAGGCCGTCCGCCACCACCGAGCGCACacactcctccagcttcaccaTGTCCGTCTCATCGTCCCACTGACCAAGGCAGGGCGGCAAAACAACAAGCACAGTCATTAGCAAACTcacaaaaagcaaaagcaaatacTAAAAAGTAGATTCAGTGCAATTTATATCAGAACTGCTGTTGCCATTCTTGTGGATCTAGTTTTGTAGGGCACATTGAGTGTGTAGACTTACAGGTTTGACATCCAATAAGATGGAGGACTTGGCGATGATGCCAGGTTTCTTGGCCTTCTTCTCTGCGTACTCTTTCAACCTCTTTTCTTTGAGTTGTGCcgcctcttcatcatcatcatcactgccAAACAAGTCgatgtcgtcgtcctcctcctcctcgtcgtcgtcgtctttcACTGGGGCGCTGGTCTTCTGCTGCACAGCAGTGCCCTGAATGGAGGTAACCCAGCCGGTGACACACTGGAGATAGAATACCCCTGAGGCATGAGGTAAAGCCGTCTGGATGAACTCACGTTGGTGTACGCTGCTGGAGCAGCGGGGGTCACCGCTGCAGGAGACTTCTCCAGAAGAGACACTCGACAATCCAGTTTGGAAAGAGCGGCCCTCAAGTCCTCCACCACTAAAGCAATTGCACAGTCAATgtgtatgaataaaaaatatacacatcAATTGATGAGCACgaagtattttatttattcctaaCATTCTAAAATGATAAAAGAGCTAGCATTGTACAAATGTAAACCAACTTGGTGCTAAAAAGTAAAATTATTTGACTGACAGGCACAAAGTCATTCTATAACATAGCACACTTTTGAAATGTCATGATAGTGTACCTCAAACATATAGTTTGTCAAATTTAAAGACTTGGCCTCTTCTGCTGGTTGGAAAATAAACTGTTGGAGTAGCCTGTAACTAAACCAGCTTTAGAGAATGACCCACCTTTGTGTAAGCTGTGGTTCTCCAGCTCCAGGCTCTTGATGCGACAGATGATTTCTCCTTGATCAGCTGATGCACTGATGCTCTGCAAAGACACAGAAAGCAACACAAGTACATTACATACATGTGGGTGTAGGATAACACCAAGTCTACAGGACTTTCTTTGTAACCAGCAGTTTTGAAAGGTCTACGAAACAATCGCATGCGTTAGATGCATTTCCTCGACCACTAACACATGGAACGACGAGTTGGTTGGTCTCGTGGTTGCCTGAAATAATTTAACCGTCTTGCTCATATACATCACTATACCTGCTgagcaatgaaaaaaagatttactttTGATCAAATTTCTGCATACAATAGTAAGCAATAGTGATACTTGTAATGTTCAGTCAATATGAAATAGTGGCACATTAAATCCTTTTACCACCACGTGAATGAATACAGACTTCCAAATCAAATGGTCACCATTGATGAAATAAAGTGGCTCTTATCTTAACACATGTCCTGTTAGCCTTAAAGCAACGTGCTATGTGCATGGCTCAGGCTACATGTAGCGTATCGGAGGGAAAGTGGAAGCAATGGGATGACGGATCCTGCACAGAACACATGCTTACTCCTGCTAGAGACTTCTGGATGTTCTCCCTGGCTCGGGCAATGTCCTGCAGAATGGTGTTCCCCCCGACATccttaaataaaaaggtttagAAAGTGATATTCATCCTTTACAAATTCAATGTGAAATATTATTTCAATTAATGGTTGCCACATATATGAATTATGAAAGTTTATCCTGAATAGTGTCAATTTGATCCGTGCTGTGTCAGATGATTACAGCGTTGTGAATCTCCCTCTATTCACATGGCGTTTATGTGCAATGGATCGACTGCAGCAAGAAGCCAGATTCCATCAATATCTGGCAAACATATCTTTCTGATATCGTATGTAATTTgtattaaacaataaaacaaggtcaACTACACAATAAAACAATCATTGTGAATTGATTGCAATACACACTAAATTGCTGGGAGCATATTGTTGGTCCTGGTGAAAGATAAACACCAACGGGACGACGGGCTCATCAAATGATCTGAGCGATCTCACAGAGAACCTCTGAGGCGGCGTCTACCTGCGCCGCTTGGGAGCAGCCGTTGGGGTGTTCGTAGAAGCGCCGCTCGGCCTCGTCATAGCGAGGTTTGTCAAACCAGATCTTCTCCTTGGCCAAAAAGTCCACGGAAGTCATGTTGCTACAGAGGAGAGagcaaggggggaggagagagggaccgGTGAACAGGACAGAGGTAGTCAGGGATTCTTTAACATAATAATCACTAGTTCAAATATACTGCTATTCACAATAATGCAACAgctataaaatatttaaacttccAACAAAACTGTATAAAAAGAAACTTTGGATGAAGTTGGCAACAATGGTTCATACAAACTAGTCTAACGGAACGATTTCAAACAGACtgaaagaaatatgaaatgaGTGAACAAAGATGGATGAAATAACAAGGAGTATAAAAGAAAAACGTTCACAAAAGGCAAAAGAAGGGAAACCCATGGTAACAAAGaagaatgaaatataaaaaataatctggagaactcccttctccctcttggCTCATACTTGTCCCTCAGTGGGGCGGTGGAGGCGGCTTCTGGCCTCCGGCCCTTCTTCCCCACCACAGCTCCACTCTCACTGTGACCATGGAAACGGCTCTCTGCAGCGTCATACCGCCACTTATCCAGCCAAACCCGCTCGCTGTCTGGGTGAACAAAGTGGCGGACCCCGGCTGGCGGCATTTCGGCGTTCTCCGGGACCTCAGatggttcctcttcctcctcttgaaTAGGAAGCAGAGCGTGAAAGACTTCCGCTTTGCCCTGTGGGGCAACCAGTTTTTCCTCCTCCGGCGCCAGTTCGccatcttcctccccctcctcctcctcctcctcgagtcGTTGCGGGTGGTCGGTACTTCTGCACGTGGAGGTGCAGCTGGATCGTTTGGAGGAGTTGTTACCGTAGAGGTTCTGGTAGAAGGCTGCCTCGGCGCGGTCGTAGAGCTGCTTATCCAGCCACACGTCTCTGAGCAGCTCCACCGGGAGGCGGGGCAGC
This is a stretch of genomic DNA from Pungitius pungitius chromosome 7, fPunPun2.1, whole genome shotgun sequence. It encodes these proteins:
- the eef1db gene encoding eukaryotic translation elongation factor 1 delta b (guanine nucleotide exchange protein) isoform X2, whose protein sequence is MTSVDFLAKEKIWFDKPRYDEAERRFYEHPNGCSQAAQDVGGNTILQDIARARENIQKSLAGSISASADQGEIICRIKSLELENHSLHKVVEDLRAALSKLDCRVSLLEKSPAAVTPAAPAAYTNGTAVQQKTSAPVKDDDDEEEEDDDIDLFGSDDDDEEAAQLKEKRLKEYAEKKAKKPGIIAKSSILLDVKPWDDETDMVKLEECVRSVVADGLLWGTSKLVPVGYGIKKLQIACVVEDDKVGTDLLEEEITKFEDYIQSVDVAAFNKI
- the eef1db gene encoding eukaryotic translation elongation factor 1 delta b (guanine nucleotide exchange protein) isoform X1 codes for the protein MMTKKIPQCSALDRSELDQPPSRGQVDRSANAAPGCKSKAECPQSHGEGASSSPESTNVNGEGKRSGKSRRRKKRSSNAAGRPDEKVDVKVKNEEKPDKRSSHPRPGPPAELVGLQSECASVWLDRSAYERAESLYQGWLASFSDGAAKSNRLSAAPGKNSQSAAAPSSPGSLCRHGDRVACHHVVQAARVNKAVPKSLDLPALPKRSAASRTPDEGYQSLAPTPVIQPASVSPTNRQSINGLPRLPVELLRDVWLDKQLYDRAEAAFYQNLYGNNSSKRSSCTSTCRSTDHPQRLEEEEEEGEEDGELAPEEEKLVAPQGKAEVFHALLPIQEEEEEPSEVPENAEMPPAGVRHFVHPDSERVWLDKWRYDAAESRFHGHSESGAVVGKKGRRPEAASTAPLRDNNMTSVDFLAKEKIWFDKPRYDEAERRFYEHPNGCSQAAQDVGGNTILQDIARARENIQKSLAGSISASADQGEIICRIKSLELENHSLHKVVEDLRAALSKLDCRVSLLEKSPAAVTPAAPAAYTNGTAVQQKTSAPVKDDDDEEEEDDDIDLFGSDDDDEEAAQLKEKRLKEYAEKKAKKPGIIAKSSILLDVKPWDDETDMVKLEECVRSVVADGLLWGTSKLVPVGYGIKKLQIACVVEDDKVGTDLLEEEITKFEDYIQSVDVAAFNKI